The sequence ACACAAGCGGTTAAATTCTGCCAAAATTTTGCAAAATTCAGTATTGAGCACCCACTTATGTTTATTCGTGATGTGATTGCTCAAGATCCTCGCCCAGCCTATCAACAGGGGAAAAGCTCGGAACGAATTTACGGGATGAGCTTAGCCGGCTATAACATTCGTTGGCAAATTATTCAGCATGAGGAAAAAGAACACGCCCTAGTGCTTTCGATTGTGCCTATTGAACTTTCTTAATAGTTATAAATCAAAAGAACAGTGTTTAATCACTTTAAGGATAACATTTCTATGAAATTGAAAAATTTTCTAACTATTTTACCGCTTGCAGTCGCGACAATGTCAGCCTCAGCAGAAACAGCTACTGCTGAAAATAAAGAGAAAACATCAACCTTTAATTTTTCAACAGAAGTAAGCCGTACCGTAGATAAAGATTTAATGCAGGCAAATGTATATAGCCGTAAATCGGGAAAATCTTTGCCGGAGTTAAAAAAATCCGTGTCGTTAAATTTGAATCGTGTGTTGGAAGAAGCGAAGAAATATCCGAATATTGAAGTGCAGGCTGAAGGTTTAACCAATAATGTAAACTATAACAGCAAAGGCAATATTGACGGTTGGGAAACTACAGGCAGCATTAATCTCAAAAGTAAAGATTTTGAAGCAATGGCAGCAGTGCTTGAGAATTTAGGTAAAGATGTGGCGATTAGCTATATTGATTTTAGTGTTTCGCCGGAAAAAATGGCTTCTCTTGAAGATGAGATGACTCTTGAAATTATCCATAAATTCCAACACAAAGCGGATATTATCCAAAAAGGGCTAGGCGCGAAGAAATATAAGCTGAGCAATATTAATATCCAGACCCCGAATGATGGCGGCGCTAACCATCCATATTATCGCCAAGAGCGAATGTATGCTATGGCGGCTGCACCTAAGATGTCGGAAAGTAACTCAATGGAACAAATTCCATTAGAAGCAGGTAAGACGACCATTTCTG comes from Mannheimia granulomatis and encodes:
- a CDS encoding SIMPL domain-containing protein (The SIMPL domain is named for its presence in mouse protein SIMPL (signalling molecule that associates with mouse pelle-like kinase). Bacterial member BP26, from Brucella, was shown to assemble into a channel-like structure, while YggE from E. coli has been associated with resistance to oxidative stress.), with protein sequence MKLKNFLTILPLAVATMSASAETATAENKEKTSTFNFSTEVSRTVDKDLMQANVYSRKSGKSLPELKKSVSLNLNRVLEEAKKYPNIEVQAEGLTNNVNYNSKGNIDGWETTGSINLKSKDFEAMAAVLENLGKDVAISYIDFSVSPEKMASLEDEMTLEIIHKFQHKADIIQKGLGAKKYKLSNINIQTPNDGGANHPYYRQERMYAMAAAPKMSESNSMEQIPLEAGKTTISASASGNVEFE